One window from the genome of Paramormyrops kingsleyae isolate MSU_618 chromosome 3, PKINGS_0.4, whole genome shotgun sequence encodes:
- the LOC111859036 gene encoding ubiquitin-conjugating enzyme E2 H isoform X2, with protein MNKIFHPNIDEASGTVCLDVINQTWTALYDLTNIFESFLPQLLAYPNPIDPLNGDAAAMYLHRPEEYKQKIKEYIQKYATEEALKEQEEGAGDSSSESSMSDFSEDEAQDMEL; from the exons ATGAATAAAATTTTTCATCCCAACATCGATGAAGC GTCAGGGACCGTGTGTCTAGATGTCATTAACCAGACGTGGACAGCCCTTTACG ATCTAACCAATATCTTTGAGTCGTTCCTGCCTCAACTGTTGGCGTACCCCAACCCCATTGACCCCCTGAATGGGGATGCTGCTGCCATGTATCTCCACCGACCAGAGGAGTACAAACAGAAAATCAAAG AATACATCCAGAAATATGCAACAGAGGAGGCGctgaaggagcaggaggagggtGCCGGGGACTCTTCGTCAGAGAGCTCCATGTCAGATTTTTCGGAGGATGAGGCCCAGGATATGGAGTTGTAG
- the LOC111859036 gene encoding ubiquitin-conjugating enzyme E2 H isoform X1: protein MSSPSPGKRRMDTDVVKLIESKHEVTILSGLNEFVVKFYGPQGTPYEGGVWKVRVDLPDKYPFKSPSIGFMNKIFHPNIDEASGTVCLDVINQTWTALYDLTNIFESFLPQLLAYPNPIDPLNGDAAAMYLHRPEEYKQKIKEYIQKYATEEALKEQEEGAGDSSSESSMSDFSEDEAQDMEL, encoded by the exons ATGTCGTCTCCAAGTCCGGGTAAAAGGCGAATGGATACCGACGTGGTGAAACT CATTGAAAGCAAGCATGAAGTCACCATCTTAAGTGGGCTCAATGAATTCGTAGTGAAGTTTTATGGACCACAAGGAA CGCCATATGAAGGTGGAGTGTGGAAAGTGCGAGTAGACCTACCGGACAAATACCCCTTCAAATCTCCATCTATAG GATTCATGAATAAAATTTTTCATCCCAACATCGATGAAGC GTCAGGGACCGTGTGTCTAGATGTCATTAACCAGACGTGGACAGCCCTTTACG ATCTAACCAATATCTTTGAGTCGTTCCTGCCTCAACTGTTGGCGTACCCCAACCCCATTGACCCCCTGAATGGGGATGCTGCTGCCATGTATCTCCACCGACCAGAGGAGTACAAACAGAAAATCAAAG AATACATCCAGAAATATGCAACAGAGGAGGCGctgaaggagcaggaggagggtGCCGGGGACTCTTCGTCAGAGAGCTCCATGTCAGATTTTTCGGAGGATGAGGCCCAGGATATGGAGTTGTAG